Proteins from one Mesorhizobium sp. M9A.F.Ca.ET.002.03.1.2 genomic window:
- a CDS encoding carbohydrate ABC transporter permease encodes MSAVAEIPIAAPAARKAGNWLLVATVILLSAWVLLPIYLLIVNALSSPEEVTAFPKRFFPSFDFGSLSFFINFAGVGRALWNSVLVATLTMILSIGFGAPAGYALSRFDFPGKGTFRFLVLMTRAFPLPLLALPLAVMFIRTGLDDTAIGLALVHTTLALPFAVLITFSLFSGIPVELEEAAWTLGCTRLQAFRKVILPLALPGIAASAVFAFTISWNEVFAAAVLTIENRTLTAFLLQSLGESPLYLKFAGGAALVIPALIFIFAVRKYLFAMWGIANR; translated from the coding sequence ATGAGTGCCGTCGCAGAGATACCGATCGCCGCACCCGCGGCCCGCAAAGCTGGCAACTGGCTGCTGGTCGCCACCGTCATCCTGCTTTCCGCCTGGGTGCTGCTGCCGATCTATCTCCTGATCGTCAACGCCTTGTCGTCGCCGGAAGAGGTCACTGCCTTTCCCAAGCGCTTCTTCCCTTCCTTCGATTTCGGCAGCCTGTCTTTCTTCATCAATTTCGCCGGCGTCGGCAGGGCGCTGTGGAACTCGGTGCTCGTCGCCACCCTGACGATGATCCTCTCGATTGGCTTTGGCGCGCCCGCCGGCTACGCGCTGTCGCGCTTCGATTTTCCGGGCAAGGGCACGTTCCGCTTCCTGGTGCTGATGACCCGCGCCTTTCCGCTGCCGCTGCTGGCACTGCCCCTTGCGGTGATGTTCATCCGCACCGGCCTCGACGACACTGCGATCGGTCTGGCGCTGGTCCACACCACGCTGGCGCTGCCATTCGCGGTGCTGATCACCTTCTCGCTGTTCTCAGGCATCCCGGTCGAACTGGAGGAAGCGGCGTGGACGCTCGGCTGCACCCGCCTGCAGGCCTTTCGCAAGGTCATCCTGCCGCTGGCGCTGCCTGGCATTGCGGCTTCGGCGGTCTTTGCCTTCACCATTTCCTGGAACGAGGTGTTTGCCGCCGCCGTGCTCACCATAGAGAACCGGACGCTGACCGCCTTCCTGCTGCAGAGCCTCGGCGAGTCACCGCTCTATCTCAAATTCGCCGGTGGGGCGGCACTCGTCATCCCGGCGCTGATCTTCATCTTCGCCGTGCGCAAATACCTGTTCGCCATGTGGGGGATCGCCAACCGATGA
- a CDS encoding ABC transporter substrate-binding protein, whose amino-acid sequence MNALKTLAGVALALSIAIGGAQAQVLFWSTQARPVEETQKMRSEVLKTFDGQVDYQVAEDGPWLTRLQAELQAGSGTIGVLGGLHGDFSTVGADLVDLSGVDVGGVTLNEAYKKLGMLGTGEQKYLPWMQATFLMAANKQALQYLPAGVDLNKITYDQLIEWAKNIAEKTGSPKFGFPAGPKGLKHRFFEGFLYPSYTGSMVTKFRSAEAETAWNTFKELWQYTNPNSTNYAFMQEPLLTGEVWVAFDHVARLADAFNQKPDEFVAFPAPAGPAGRGYMPVVAGVAIPKTSPDMDKAKALIAYMLKPETQIATLKATNFFPVVDVKLPDDMPASVKAFGPAITTMTGAPDALPALLPMGLGDLGGKFNQVYVDSFERIVLGGQDVHGVLEEQAAALKALIDQAKAPCWAPDKPSEGACPVD is encoded by the coding sequence ATGAATGCGTTGAAGACATTGGCAGGCGTCGCACTCGCGCTGTCGATCGCAATCGGCGGCGCGCAGGCCCAGGTGCTGTTCTGGTCGACGCAGGCGCGACCTGTGGAGGAGACACAGAAAATGCGCAGCGAAGTGCTCAAGACGTTTGACGGCCAGGTCGACTACCAAGTCGCCGAGGATGGGCCTTGGCTCACCCGCCTCCAAGCCGAATTGCAGGCCGGCTCCGGCACCATCGGCGTGCTCGGCGGCCTGCACGGAGACTTCTCCACGGTGGGTGCCGACCTTGTCGATCTGTCCGGCGTCGACGTCGGCGGCGTCACGCTCAACGAGGCCTACAAGAAACTCGGCATGCTTGGCACGGGCGAACAGAAATATCTGCCGTGGATGCAGGCCACCTTCCTGATGGCGGCCAACAAGCAGGCGTTGCAATATCTGCCGGCTGGCGTCGATCTCAACAAAATCACCTATGACCAGCTGATCGAATGGGCGAAGAATATAGCCGAGAAGACCGGCTCGCCGAAATTCGGCTTTCCGGCCGGGCCGAAGGGGCTGAAGCACCGTTTCTTCGAAGGTTTTCTCTACCCATCCTACACCGGCTCGATGGTGACCAAGTTCCGCTCGGCGGAGGCCGAGACCGCGTGGAACACGTTCAAGGAATTGTGGCAGTACACCAACCCGAATTCGACCAACTATGCCTTCATGCAGGAACCACTGCTGACCGGCGAGGTGTGGGTGGCGTTCGACCACGTGGCGCGGCTTGCCGATGCGTTCAACCAGAAGCCCGACGAGTTCGTCGCCTTCCCGGCGCCGGCTGGACCCGCCGGCCGCGGCTACATGCCGGTGGTCGCCGGCGTCGCCATCCCTAAGACCTCGCCGGATATGGACAAGGCCAAGGCGCTGATCGCCTATATGCTGAAGCCGGAAACGCAGATCGCGACGCTCAAGGCCACCAACTTCTTCCCCGTGGTCGACGTCAAGCTGCCCGACGACATGCCGGCCTCGGTGAAAGCCTTCGGCCCGGCGATCACCACCATGACCGGTGCGCCGGATGCGCTGCCGGCGCTGCTGCCGATGGGGCTCGGCGATCTCGGCGGCAAGTTCAACCAGGTCTATGTCGACAGTTTTGAGCGCATCGTGCTCGGCGGCCAGGATGTGCATGGCGTGCTCGAGGAACAGGCGGCGGCGCTCAAGGCCCTCATCGACCAGGCCAAGGCGCCCTGCTGGGCACCCGACAAGCCATCAGAAGGCGCCTGCCCGGTCGACTAG
- a CDS encoding substrate-binding domain-containing protein has product MPARVTTLKELAAQLDLSITTVSRALAGHEQIALKTRERVAQAARQAGYVPNRAARTLVSGRSGFVGMVLPIRGPNLVDSFLGEFVTGLGEGLVSHGTDLILAAVAQGQSELSVLRHVVESGRADGVVVTRIAEVDERLAYLRLRNFPFVAHGRLLDTDFAYSWLDTDGAHAFGEAFDMLYDLGHRHFGLVTIAEPMTFRHLRQDGLAAAIARRGDPSVRLDVATAPRFDRGARIQAINRLLHAAERPTAIVALFDELALSVMEEAARAGLTIPRDLSVIGFDNIAASAYAPPGLTTFDASIRQCAREIGEMLLTVIGDRPAAPLTRLIRPTLVSRASHGPAPA; this is encoded by the coding sequence GTGCCGGCCCGCGTCACCACGCTCAAGGAACTTGCAGCGCAGCTCGACCTGTCGATCACCACGGTGTCGCGGGCGCTTGCCGGCCATGAACAGATCGCCTTGAAGACGCGCGAACGCGTCGCGCAAGCCGCGCGCCAGGCCGGCTACGTGCCCAACAGGGCGGCCCGCACGTTGGTCTCCGGCCGCAGCGGCTTTGTCGGCATGGTGCTGCCGATCCGCGGCCCCAATCTGGTCGATTCCTTCCTCGGCGAATTCGTCACCGGGCTTGGCGAAGGGCTGGTGTCGCATGGCACCGACCTGATCCTCGCCGCCGTGGCGCAAGGCCAGTCGGAACTTTCCGTGCTTCGCCATGTCGTCGAATCCGGACGCGCCGATGGCGTCGTCGTCACCCGCATCGCCGAGGTCGACGAACGGCTCGCCTATCTGCGCTTACGCAATTTCCCGTTCGTCGCCCATGGCCGGCTGCTCGACACCGACTTTGCCTACAGCTGGCTCGACACCGATGGCGCGCACGCCTTCGGCGAAGCCTTCGACATGCTCTACGATCTCGGGCACCGCCATTTCGGCCTGGTGACGATCGCCGAGCCGATGACGTTTCGGCATCTGCGGCAAGACGGGCTCGCCGCAGCGATCGCCCGCCGAGGTGACCCTTCGGTGCGGCTCGATGTGGCGACAGCGCCACGCTTCGATCGCGGCGCCCGCATCCAGGCCATCAACCGGCTGCTGCATGCTGCCGAGAGGCCGACGGCCATAGTCGCGCTGTTCGACGAGCTGGCACTCAGCGTCATGGAAGAGGCCGCCCGCGCCGGCCTGACCATCCCGCGCGACCTTTCTGTCATCGGCTTCGACAACATCGCCGCCTCGGCCTATGCGCCGCCGGGCCTCACCACATTCGATGCCTCGATCCGCCAGTGCGCGCGCGAGATCGGCGAGATGCTGTTGACCGTCATCGGCGACAGGCCCGCCGCGCCGCTGACGCGGCTGATCCGGCCGACATTGGTTTCGCGGGCAAGCCATGGCCCGGCGCCCGCATGA
- a CDS encoding sugar ABC transporter permease produces the protein MHGKALPYLLLMPATLFLCVFFLYPFALVAFEAFTRDGGFTLDNFRTMTGNWRFPVAFWNTILLATIVVPIQLVMALLMATVVSRLEAGRGAALYIFAIPLGISDLAAGLIWLAIFDQSGFLNTLLSNLGLVDRPVMFLGYQSKLTIFVAVVLAEIWRATAIMMVILVAGMGLIPREYHEAAEVFGASPWKRFVKITLPLLRPSLQTAIILRVILAFEVFAVVAALGGTNLPVLMGETYNWQFSLQDRNVAAAFALLILAISVGLTLFFMRVLRVPKEARI, from the coding sequence ATGCACGGCAAGGCCCTGCCCTATCTGCTGCTGATGCCGGCGACGCTGTTCCTCTGCGTCTTCTTCCTCTACCCGTTCGCGCTGGTCGCCTTCGAGGCTTTCACCCGCGACGGCGGCTTCACGCTGGATAATTTCCGCACCATGACCGGCAACTGGAGGTTCCCGGTCGCCTTCTGGAACACCATCCTGCTCGCCACCATCGTGGTGCCGATCCAACTGGTCATGGCGCTGTTGATGGCCACGGTCGTGTCCAGGCTCGAAGCCGGGCGGGGTGCGGCGCTCTACATCTTTGCCATCCCGCTCGGCATCTCCGATCTCGCCGCCGGGCTGATCTGGCTCGCCATTTTCGACCAGTCCGGCTTCCTCAATACGCTGCTGTCTAATCTCGGCCTCGTCGACAGGCCTGTCATGTTTCTCGGCTACCAGAGCAAATTGACCATCTTCGTCGCCGTGGTGCTGGCCGAGATCTGGCGCGCGACCGCGATCATGATGGTCATCCTGGTCGCCGGCATGGGGCTCATCCCACGAGAGTATCACGAGGCAGCCGAGGTCTTTGGCGCGAGCCCGTGGAAGCGTTTCGTCAAGATCACGCTGCCCTTGCTGCGCCCCAGCCTGCAGACGGCGATCATTCTGCGCGTCATTCTCGCCTTCGAGGTTTTCGCCGTGGTGGCGGCGCTCGGCGGCACCAATTTGCCGGTGCTGATGGGCGAGACCTATAATTGGCAATTCTCGTTGCAGGATCGCAACGTTGCCGCAGCTTTCGCCCTGCTCATCCTCGCCATCTCGGTCGGCCTCACGCTGTTCTTCATGCGGGTGCTGCGCGTGCCGAAGGAAGCGCGCATATGA
- a CDS encoding ABC transporter ATP-binding protein, translating to MAEIAIKQVAKRFGGFTALHQVDLTIADQEFMVLLGASGCGKTTLLRIVAGLETPSQGEVWIGGRRVDHLPPRDRGIAMVFQNYAVFPHLTVFENIAFGLRMKKLPQQEVERRVNRTAELMHIEQLLKRYSGQLSGGQRQRVAVARALAMEPDVILMDEPLSNLDALLRLEMRAELKGVLAASKTTTIYVTHDQVEAMSLADRIAVMHQGRIVQAASPVEVYRNPAARFVGSFIGNPPMNFIPATKIANGSWTVAGLTLPGPKSDKQKIEFAIRPEDVEAGESGLDATVRVVEPLGPHTLVTCDVEGGLFRAILESNAAIAVGDYLRLAPKADRIRWFDPETTNAF from the coding sequence ATGGCTGAGATCGCCATAAAACAAGTGGCCAAACGTTTCGGCGGCTTCACCGCGCTGCACCAGGTCGACCTCACCATCGCGGACCAGGAATTCATGGTGCTGCTCGGCGCCTCGGGCTGCGGCAAGACGACATTGCTCAGGATCGTCGCCGGGTTGGAAACGCCGAGCCAGGGTGAAGTCTGGATCGGCGGTCGTCGCGTCGATCATCTGCCGCCGCGCGACCGCGGCATCGCCATGGTGTTCCAGAACTACGCCGTCTTCCCGCATCTGACGGTGTTCGAGAACATCGCTTTCGGCTTGCGCATGAAGAAATTGCCGCAGCAAGAGGTCGAACGTCGCGTCAATCGCACCGCCGAGCTCATGCATATCGAGCAATTGCTGAAGCGCTATTCGGGCCAGCTTTCCGGCGGCCAACGCCAGCGTGTGGCGGTGGCCCGCGCGCTCGCGATGGAGCCCGACGTCATCCTGATGGACGAACCACTGTCCAATCTCGACGCGTTACTGCGGCTCGAAATGCGCGCCGAACTCAAGGGCGTGCTCGCCGCATCCAAGACCACCACCATCTATGTCACTCACGACCAGGTCGAGGCGATGAGCCTCGCCGACCGCATCGCCGTCATGCATCAGGGCCGCATCGTCCAGGCAGCCTCGCCGGTCGAGGTCTATCGCAACCCGGCCGCACGCTTCGTCGGTTCCTTCATCGGCAATCCGCCGATGAATTTCATTCCCGCGACGAAGATTGCAAACGGCAGCTGGACCGTCGCCGGGCTGACGCTGCCCGGACCGAAGTCGGACAAGCAGAAAATAGAATTCGCCATTCGCCCCGAAGACGTTGAAGCCGGTGAGAGCGGGCTCGATGCCACCGTGCGCGTCGTCGAGCCGCTCGGTCCGCACACGCTGGTCACCTGCGATGTCGAGGGTGGGCTGTTTCGCGCCATCCTCGAATCGAACGCCGCGATCGCCGTCGGCGACTATCTGCGACTTGCGCCCAAAGCCGATCGCATCCGCTGGTTCGATCCTGAAACCACCAACGCCTTTTGA